A region of Paenibacillus thiaminolyticus DNA encodes the following proteins:
- a CDS encoding class I SAM-dependent methyltransferase, producing the protein MIAFDEKAFYDRIGAINGWDFRSVRSVTEGAAWDYGAKVTELCRPADVLLDIGTGGGEALLPLAAAVRLAIGIDRSPGMIEVARRHAARSSACHVRYACMDAEELMFPDGLFDAVICRHAPFHAGEVARVLTEGGVFVTQQVSERDKWNVKEAFGRGQAYGEPNGTLMGRCAEQLKEAGFTEVHCEEYDAVEYMREAEDLLFLLKHTPIIPCFGEVEGDAERFERFVAANRTERGIQTNSARFLIIARR; encoded by the coding sequence ATGATTGCATTTGATGAAAAAGCTTTTTATGACCGGATTGGAGCGATCAACGGCTGGGATTTCCGTTCCGTGCGCTCGGTCACCGAAGGTGCGGCTTGGGATTATGGTGCGAAGGTAACGGAATTATGCAGGCCGGCCGATGTGCTGCTCGATATCGGCACCGGCGGAGGAGAGGCGCTATTGCCGCTGGCGGCAGCCGTGAGGCTGGCCATCGGGATCGACCGCTCGCCAGGCATGATCGAAGTGGCTCGGCGTCATGCGGCCCGCTCGTCCGCGTGCCATGTCCGGTATGCATGCATGGATGCGGAAGAGCTGATGTTCCCCGACGGGCTGTTCGACGCCGTCATCTGCCGCCATGCTCCGTTCCACGCCGGGGAAGTCGCCCGGGTGCTGACGGAGGGCGGCGTATTCGTCACGCAGCAGGTGAGCGAGCGTGACAAATGGAATGTGAAGGAGGCGTTCGGACGGGGCCAGGCTTATGGCGAGCCGAACGGAACGCTGATGGGACGCTGCGCCGAGCAGCTGAAGGAAGCGGGCTTCACCGAGGTTCATTGCGAGGAATACGATGCGGTTGAGTATATGCGTGAGGCAGAGGATCTGCTGTTCCTGCTGAAGCATACCCCGATTATCCCCTGCTTCGGAGAAGTCGAGGGGGATGCTGAGCGTTTCGAACGGTTCGTCGCGGCGAACCGCACTGAGCGGGGCATTCAGACCAATTCGGCGCGCTTCCTCATCATTGCCCGCCGTTAG
- a CDS encoding methionine ABC transporter ATP-binding protein: protein MIEIRNLIKEYRSKTGTVVGVDNVSLQIEKGDIYGIIGRSGAGKSSLLRCINLLEQPASGSILVDGVDLTKLQGEQLRQARLKIGMIFQHFHLIRSKTVYENIAFALKANRTSRADIEARVTELLEMVGLSDKRDVYPSQLSGGQKQRVGIARALANDPHVLLCDEATSALDPETTQSILDLLQKINREWKLTIVLITHEMEVVKAICDRMAVMQNGRVVEEGPVYDIFSDPQHPMTRSFINSLFQFDLPDRLLRHSTGTVVKIHFVAPQAEEAVITDMLKQFDVTGNILHGKIEYIHDTPLGILILELNGNPSEVQRAMDYIASRTHRLEVIR, encoded by the coding sequence ATGATAGAGATAAGGAATCTTATCAAGGAATACCGAAGCAAGACGGGAACGGTCGTCGGTGTCGATAATGTCTCGCTGCAGATAGAGAAGGGCGACATCTACGGCATCATTGGGCGAAGCGGAGCCGGCAAAAGCTCCCTGCTCCGCTGCATCAATCTGCTGGAGCAGCCGGCATCGGGCAGCATCCTCGTCGACGGCGTCGATCTGACCAAGCTGCAGGGCGAGCAGCTGCGGCAGGCCCGGTTGAAGATCGGCATGATCTTTCAACATTTTCACCTGATTCGATCCAAGACGGTCTATGAGAACATCGCCTTTGCGCTCAAGGCGAACCGGACATCCAGGGCGGACATCGAAGCGCGGGTGACCGAGCTATTGGAGATGGTCGGCTTGTCCGACAAGCGCGATGTCTATCCTTCGCAGCTGAGCGGCGGCCAGAAGCAGCGGGTGGGCATCGCCAGGGCGCTCGCGAACGATCCGCATGTGCTGCTCTGCGATGAGGCGACATCCGCGCTCGATCCGGAGACGACCCAGTCCATTCTCGACCTGCTGCAAAAAATCAACCGTGAATGGAAGCTGACAATCGTCCTGATTACCCATGAGATGGAAGTCGTCAAGGCAATCTGCGATCGGATGGCCGTCATGCAGAACGGCCGCGTCGTCGAGGAGGGGCCTGTCTATGATATCTTTTCCGATCCGCAGCATCCGATGACCCGCTCCTTCATCAACAGCCTGTTCCAATTCGATCTGCCCGACCGCCTGCTCCGGCACAGCACGGGAACCGTCGTCAAGATTCACTTCGTCGCGCCGCAGGCGGAGGAAGCCGTCATTACCGACATGCTGAAGCAGTTCGATGTCACAGGCAATATCCTGCATGGCAAGATCGAATACATCCATGATACGCCTCTCGGCATCCTCATCCTGGAGCTGAACGGCAATCCGTCCGAAGTGCAGCGGGCCATGGATTATATCGCATCACGAACGCACCGATTGGAGGTAATCAGATAG
- a CDS encoding ABC-F family ATP-binding cassette domain-containing protein, producing MSIVTVEQLSHTYGDKNVFHNISFRLVRGEHAGLVGGNGAGKSTLLRILSGELLPDRGTVDWLPGIRAGYLQQHIDLQEGMTIIEYLRTAYADLYAMETRMNQLAAQMAEGGDDLDSLLTRYGELQQQLEHSGFYLIETKIEEVAAGLGILALGPDRDVSELSGGQRTKLLLGKLLLEQPDVLLLDEPTNYLDDVHIEWLTGYLTRYEQAYLAVSHDERFLNAITTTIFHLEHQSIRRYPGNYQQFKRSYELNKEQLQAAYTRQQQEIERLEDFIQKNRIRKAKQAKSREKMLERMERIDRPSSGPQPRFAFRVHADPAGTVIEARLLQIGYREPLFAPVDLTVKRGEKIAIVGYNGIGKSTMLKTLLGYIPALGGTVQFGDRVKTAYFAQEEQAPDHSPLEHLSALRPDMTLKDFRRLLAQSGLTEKHIRKEIGLLSGGEQAKVRLCELMLTDSNVLVLDEPTSHLDVRAKDAFQDALKKYAGTILLVSHEPNFYEGWVTQVWNVQEWMKK from the coding sequence ATGAGCATTGTCACGGTTGAACAACTGTCCCATACGTACGGGGACAAGAACGTATTTCACAATATTAGCTTCCGTCTGGTGCGGGGAGAGCACGCCGGACTGGTCGGCGGCAACGGCGCTGGCAAGTCCACGCTGCTCCGCATCCTGTCGGGCGAGCTGCTTCCCGATCGCGGCACCGTCGATTGGCTGCCGGGCATCCGCGCCGGCTACCTGCAGCAGCATATCGATCTGCAGGAGGGAATGACCATTATCGAATATTTGCGCACCGCTTATGCGGATCTGTATGCGATGGAGACCCGCATGAATCAGCTCGCGGCCCAGATGGCCGAGGGCGGGGATGATCTCGATTCCTTATTGACCCGCTACGGCGAGCTGCAGCAGCAGCTGGAGCATTCCGGCTTCTATCTAATCGAGACGAAGATCGAGGAGGTCGCTGCCGGATTAGGCATTCTCGCACTCGGCCCGGATCGTGACGTGAGCGAACTGAGCGGCGGCCAGCGCACGAAGCTGCTGCTGGGCAAGCTGCTGCTGGAGCAGCCCGATGTCCTGCTGCTCGATGAGCCGACCAACTATTTGGATGACGTGCATATCGAGTGGCTTACCGGGTATTTGACCCGCTACGAGCAGGCCTACCTCGCCGTCTCCCATGACGAACGGTTTTTGAATGCAATCACGACGACAATTTTTCACTTGGAGCACCAGTCGATTCGGCGGTACCCCGGCAATTACCAACAGTTCAAGCGCAGCTATGAATTGAACAAGGAGCAGCTGCAAGCCGCCTACACGCGGCAGCAGCAGGAGATCGAGCGGCTGGAGGACTTCATTCAGAAGAACCGCATTCGCAAGGCGAAGCAGGCCAAGAGCCGGGAAAAAATGCTGGAGCGGATGGAACGGATCGACAGGCCATCCTCCGGGCCGCAGCCTCGCTTCGCCTTCCGGGTGCATGCCGATCCGGCGGGCACGGTCATCGAAGCAAGACTACTTCAGATCGGGTATCGCGAGCCGTTATTCGCTCCGGTCGATCTGACGGTAAAGCGCGGAGAGAAAATTGCCATCGTCGGCTATAACGGAATCGGCAAGTCGACGATGCTCAAGACCTTGCTCGGTTATATTCCGGCTCTGGGCGGAACCGTGCAATTCGGCGACCGCGTCAAGACCGCCTATTTCGCCCAGGAAGAGCAGGCTCCCGATCATAGCCCGCTGGAACATTTATCGGCGCTCCGCCCGGATATGACGCTGAAGGACTTCCGCCGCCTGCTCGCCCAGTCCGGGCTGACCGAGAAGCACATCCGGAAGGAGATCGGTCTCCTGAGCGGCGGGGAGCAGGCCAAGGTTCGGCTGTGCGAGCTGATGCTGACCGACAGCAACGTGCTCGTGCTGGATGAACCGACCAGCCATCTCGATGTTCGCGCGAAGGACGCCTTTCAGGACGCGCTCAAGAAATATGCCGGCACGATCCTGCTCGTCTCCCATGAGCCGAATTTCTACGAGGGCTGGGTCACGCAAGTATGGAATGTGCAGGAGTGGATGAAAAAGTAA
- a CDS encoding methionine ABC transporter permease yields the protein MDSLIQILPDLYKAFFQTLYMVGISLVVALILGLPIGIILFVTDKGLFLENRLTRVVLGFIVNMIRSVPFIILLVTLLPLTKLIAGTTIGPTAASVSLSVAAIPFFARLVETALREIDKGVIEAAVSIGATPWMIIQDVLLPEAKPGIVQGINITAISLVAYSAMAGTVGGGGIGDLAIRFGYYRYDNTVMFTTVIVLICLVQLIQYAGDFLAKKVDKR from the coding sequence ATGGACTCCCTCATACAGATCTTGCCCGATCTGTACAAGGCGTTTTTTCAGACCTTGTATATGGTGGGCATCTCATTAGTTGTCGCTTTAATTCTGGGTCTTCCTATTGGAATAATATTATTTGTAACGGATAAAGGACTGTTTCTCGAAAATCGCCTTACCCGCGTCGTCCTCGGCTTCATCGTCAACATGATCCGATCGGTTCCGTTCATCATCCTGCTCGTGACCCTGCTGCCGCTGACGAAGCTGATCGCCGGCACTACGATTGGTCCGACAGCCGCATCTGTCTCGTTGTCGGTGGCCGCCATCCCGTTCTTCGCCCGGCTCGTCGAGACCGCGCTGCGCGAGATCGACAAGGGCGTTATCGAAGCTGCCGTGTCGATCGGGGCCACACCTTGGATGATCATCCAGGATGTGCTGCTTCCCGAAGCGAAGCCCGGCATCGTGCAAGGGATTAATATTACCGCGATCAGCCTCGTGGCCTACTCGGCCATGGCCGGGACGGTCGGCGGAGGCGGCATCGGCGATCTGGCGATCCGGTTCGGCTATTACCGCTATGACAATACGGTCATGTTCACCACCGTCATCGTCCTGATCTGTCTCGTGCAGCTCATTCAATATGCCGGCGATTTCCTGGCCAAAAAGGTAGACAAGCGCTAA
- a CDS encoding DUF2332 domain-containing protein, protein MVEKGGVDLGNASLSNRFERFAHEECTGSCDLYEHLALRIAADNELLRIASHARPGQPVPNLLFGAVHYLLLAGADHDLRRYYDGLVEEPGDIRQSFPPFKDFCLKYADDIVPLLKTKIVQTNEVRRCAYLYPSFCLIYEKIRKPLALIEIGTSAGLQLIWDQYGYTYGTGDVYGNTAGEVRIAASIHGDAYPPILPQSPPVTARIGVDLHINRLSEPEDYRWLQALIWPGHRDRVALFDEAARCLAGQPLQLIEGDGIERLPSLAAGISDDAAICVFHTHVANQMPPEAKRRLERQIKEIGSRRDLFHLYNNIWDPNLHLDEYIGGTERRATLAETDGHGRWFRWTYPRA, encoded by the coding sequence ATGGTGGAAAAAGGAGGGGTTGACTTGGGTAACGCAAGCTTGTCCAACCGTTTCGAACGCTTTGCGCACGAAGAATGCACGGGCTCCTGCGATCTGTACGAGCATCTGGCGCTGCGCATCGCCGCCGATAATGAATTGCTCCGAATCGCCTCGCATGCAAGGCCGGGGCAGCCGGTGCCGAACCTGCTCTTCGGCGCGGTTCACTATTTGTTGCTCGCCGGCGCTGACCACGATCTGCGCCGCTATTATGACGGTCTCGTCGAGGAGCCGGGAGACATCCGGCAGTCGTTCCCCCCGTTCAAAGACTTCTGCCTCAAGTACGCCGACGATATCGTGCCGCTGCTGAAGACGAAGATCGTACAGACGAATGAGGTCAGGCGCTGCGCCTATCTGTACCCGAGCTTCTGCCTTATCTATGAGAAAATACGCAAACCATTGGCGCTAATCGAGATCGGCACGAGCGCGGGGCTGCAGCTGATTTGGGATCAATACGGATACACCTATGGAACCGGAGACGTATACGGGAACACGGCGGGGGAAGTAAGGATTGCGGCGTCCATCCACGGGGACGCTTACCCGCCTATACTGCCACAAAGCCCGCCTGTCACCGCCCGAATCGGCGTTGATCTGCATATCAACCGCCTGTCCGAGCCGGAAGACTACCGGTGGCTGCAGGCCTTGATCTGGCCCGGACACCGGGACAGAGTCGCGCTGTTCGACGAAGCAGCCCGCTGCCTGGCCGGACAGCCGCTGCAGCTGATCGAGGGAGACGGGATCGAGCGGCTTCCGAGTCTCGCGGCCGGTATCTCCGACGACGCGGCGATCTGCGTCTTCCATACCCATGTCGCCAATCAGATGCCGCCGGAGGCGAAGCGGCGCCTGGAGCGGCAAATCAAAGAGATCGGCAGCAGGCGCGATCTGTTTCACCTGTACAACAACATATGGGACCCGAATCTGCATCTGGATGAATATATCGGCGGGACGGAGCGCAGAGCGACGCTTGCCGAGACCGACGGACACGGACGCTGGTTCCGCTGGACCTATCCCAGGGCATAA
- a CDS encoding NUDIX hydrolase encodes MEYTAPQHGVSVSAYMQNAEGEVLLLRTHWRSDTWELPGGNVEEGEALDAAACREYMEETGIAIRLLGITGVYYNATKRVLSVVFRAEYVSGNIRIQPEEVLEAKFIRIDESNIGQYVTRPLARSRTLDAMRATCFVPYETWEAAPTYNLLGRLDNHR; translated from the coding sequence ATGGAGTACACCGCTCCGCAGCATGGCGTGTCGGTATCGGCTTATATGCAGAACGCGGAAGGGGAAGTGCTGCTGCTTCGAACGCATTGGCGTTCAGACACCTGGGAGCTCCCCGGCGGGAATGTAGAGGAAGGCGAAGCGCTCGATGCCGCGGCATGCCGGGAATATATGGAGGAGACGGGCATTGCGATACGGCTTCTCGGGATTACGGGCGTCTATTATAATGCGACGAAGCGGGTGCTCTCCGTTGTCTTCAGGGCGGAGTATGTCAGCGGGAACATCCGAATCCAACCGGAAGAAGTGCTCGAGGCGAAGTTCATCCGTATCGACGAGTCGAATATCGGCCAGTATGTCACCCGCCCGCTAGCAAGATCCCGCACCTTGGACGCCATGCGTGCGACTTGCTTCGTCCCGTATGAGACATGGGAAGCCGCGCCAACATACAACTTGCTCGGAAGGCTGGACAACCATCGTTAG
- a CDS encoding CPBP family intramembrane glutamic endopeptidase, which translates to MTLQATGSFSKNRPVLTVVLVELFLLLAVFAAGAYATIKQLPYTSPVLIAFIPIALALLFYMTLKKRWAHYGFRSLSTLYARDWIDYAPLLVVLVILSIKGFQDISLSESGFFLFFTLLVAFVEETIFRGLILRTLMRKSAAAAVITSSVLFSLTHMLNMLSGQNVADTAMQLIYALLVGFELGLLMVKHHNIYPLILFHFVHNFIQFIGNDSNQVYTSLVLLVLGAHCVSLLISARTSASKTTASL; encoded by the coding sequence ATGACCTTACAAGCTACAGGATCATTTTCGAAGAACCGTCCGGTGTTGACAGTCGTATTGGTGGAACTATTCTTATTGCTTGCCGTCTTTGCCGCCGGAGCATATGCCACGATCAAGCAGCTTCCATATACATCGCCGGTGCTGATCGCCTTCATTCCGATTGCGCTTGCACTGCTATTCTATATGACACTGAAGAAGAGATGGGCGCATTACGGATTCCGCTCTCTCTCCACTCTCTATGCCCGAGACTGGATCGACTACGCCCCGCTGCTTGTCGTGCTTGTCATTCTCAGCATCAAGGGCTTCCAGGACATTTCGCTATCCGAATCCGGATTCTTCCTGTTCTTCACGCTGCTCGTCGCCTTCGTGGAGGAGACAATATTCAGGGGATTGATTCTAAGGACCCTCATGCGCAAAAGCGCCGCCGCAGCCGTGATCACATCCAGCGTTCTCTTCTCTCTGACCCATATGCTCAATATGCTGTCAGGACAAAATGTGGCGGACACCGCTATGCAACTGATCTATGCTCTGTTGGTCGGCTTCGAGCTAGGCCTGCTGATGGTAAAGCATCACAACATCTATCCGTTGATTCTTTTTCATTTCGTTCATAACTTTATTCAGTTCATCGGTAATGACAGCAATCAAGTCTATACCTCCCTCGTTCTCCTCGTACTGGGCGCGCATTGTGTCTCGCTGTTGATCAGTGCAAGAACTTCCGCCTCCAAGACAACCGCTTCGCTCTGA
- a CDS encoding MBL fold metallo-hydrolase, producing the protein MNHIHLLEIKFEYNGQQQAITPVLLQDGNETILIDCGYPDFTPQLEEAANRQDIRLDSMTALIVTHHDMDHIGSLAALKRAYPRIGVIAHELEQPYIEGKHKPLRQQQAEATLDDLPEEAKPDAKQFIRFLQSIEPAQVDRTVTHGERLPWCGGIDIVHTPGHTSGHISLYLPASKTLIAGDAVVIEDGRLNIANPRHAWDLKEAVRSVQRLLDYDIERIICYHGSIFQGDAKQALRQLVHAYTT; encoded by the coding sequence ATGAATCATATACATCTGCTCGAGATCAAGTTCGAATATAATGGACAGCAGCAGGCCATAACTCCTGTCCTGCTTCAGGATGGGAACGAGACGATACTCATCGACTGCGGGTATCCGGATTTCACTCCGCAGCTCGAAGAAGCGGCCAACCGGCAAGACATTCGTCTCGATTCGATGACCGCCTTGATCGTGACCCATCACGATATGGACCACATCGGCTCGCTGGCCGCATTGAAGCGGGCATACCCTCGCATCGGAGTCATCGCGCATGAGCTGGAACAGCCGTACATCGAAGGCAAGCACAAGCCGCTGCGGCAGCAGCAGGCGGAAGCCACACTCGACGACTTGCCGGAGGAAGCCAAGCCGGACGCGAAGCAGTTCATTCGCTTCCTGCAATCGATCGAGCCGGCCCAGGTCGATCGGACGGTGACCCACGGAGAGCGGCTGCCCTGGTGCGGCGGCATCGATATCGTCCATACGCCCGGGCATACGTCCGGACATATCTCGTTGTATCTGCCTGCGAGCAAGACGCTCATCGCGGGAGATGCTGTCGTGATCGAAGACGGACGACTGAATATCGCCAATCCCCGGCATGCGTGGGATTTGAAGGAGGCGGTCCGCTCCGTTCAGCGCCTGCTCGACTACGACATCGAGCGAATCATTTGCTACCATGGGAGCATCTTCCAGGGCGATGCCAAACAGGCGCTCCGGCAGCTCGTTCATGCCTATACGACTTGA
- a CDS encoding iron-containing alcohol dehydrogenase family protein, with translation MTTLNQPLIVRGAPAVYRCEAGILHRLESLLQPYGSRRALVVHGERSWEAAAPYWPQQTGLTLLPLPYRGECTLAEASRIAREARAAQADIVLGVGGGKVMDLVKAAGIEAGLDTVLVPTLASNCAAWTPLSVFYDEQGRFTHYTLHPKSPLMVLVDPQIALRAPAAYLRAGIADTLAKWYEADVLVREWSRQPAAVQIAHLTARLCQTALLEHGLQSVRDAERQQLTDAFTLAVETIIMTGGTVGGFGDHAGRIAGAHSIHNGLTAAPATHHLLHGDKVAYGILVQLTLEGNLPEVERLLPFYRDMGLPRCLSDLGLSASDRETLDRVAAASVLPQESIHLMNRNVTADDVRQAMLQLESVAAGVA, from the coding sequence ATGACAACGCTGAATCAGCCGCTTATCGTGAGAGGCGCTCCCGCCGTCTACCGCTGTGAAGCCGGCATCCTGCATCGGCTGGAGTCTCTGCTCCAGCCGTACGGCAGCCGCCGGGCGCTCGTCGTGCACGGCGAGCGCTCCTGGGAGGCCGCAGCTCCGTATTGGCCGCAACAGACGGGGCTGACGCTTCTGCCGCTGCCGTACCGCGGCGAGTGCACGCTGGCGGAGGCCAGCCGGATCGCCCGCGAAGCGCGAGCGGCGCAGGCCGATATTGTGCTCGGCGTCGGCGGCGGCAAAGTGATGGACCTCGTCAAGGCCGCAGGCATCGAAGCCGGACTCGACACGGTGCTCGTGCCGACGCTCGCTTCGAACTGTGCGGCCTGGACGCCGCTCAGCGTGTTCTACGATGAGCAGGGGCGCTTCACGCATTATACGCTCCATCCGAAAAGTCCGCTCATGGTGCTGGTCGATCCGCAGATCGCCCTGCGCGCGCCAGCCGCTTACCTGCGGGCCGGCATCGCCGACACGCTGGCCAAATGGTACGAGGCCGACGTGCTCGTCCGCGAGTGGAGCCGGCAGCCCGCGGCGGTGCAGATCGCCCACCTCACGGCCCGCCTGTGTCAGACCGCTCTGCTGGAGCATGGCCTGCAGAGCGTGCGGGATGCCGAGCGGCAGCAATTGACGGATGCGTTCACGCTCGCCGTGGAGACGATCATCATGACGGGCGGCACGGTCGGCGGCTTCGGCGACCATGCGGGCCGGATCGCGGGAGCCCATTCCATCCATAATGGGCTGACGGCAGCCCCGGCGACGCATCACCTGCTGCACGGGGACAAGGTCGCCTATGGCATTCTCGTCCAGCTCACGCTGGAGGGCAACCTGCCCGAGGTCGAGCGGCTGCTGCCGTTCTACCGGGATATGGGCCTTCCCCGCTGCCTGTCTGATCTCGGGCTGTCCGCCTCGGATCGCGAGACGCTGGACCGCGTCGCGGCCGCATCGGTCCTTCCGCAGGAATCAATTCATCTGATGAACAGGAACGTGACGGCGGATGATGTGCGGCAGGCGATGCTGCAGCTGGAATCGGTGGCGGCCGGAGTTGCATAA
- a CDS encoding class I SAM-dependent methyltransferase: MTKDTQFQWWIEQSNQPFSGWDFSYISGTGRMDSDCLDWSYSSMAIPLMQGAQSMLDMGTGGGELLSRLRPWPKSVCATEGYPPNLPVAKERLEPLGAAVLPVEDDEQLPFATGQFDLVLNKHESYSPREVRRVLADGGIFFTQQAGGSDCFEINERFGVPLIEEFAEWKLDIAVREVQEHRFKVVKQAEQFLSQRFYDVGALVYYLKAIPWQIPDFEAEKYREELYGIHQLIEQQGYFEVTQHRFYLLATALS; encoded by the coding sequence ATGACAAAAGACACGCAATTTCAATGGTGGATAGAGCAATCGAATCAGCCATTTTCGGGATGGGATTTTTCCTATATTTCCGGGACGGGCCGCATGGACAGCGACTGCCTGGATTGGTCGTACAGCAGTATGGCCATTCCGCTCATGCAGGGCGCGCAATCGATGCTGGATATGGGAACCGGCGGCGGCGAGCTGCTGTCGAGGCTAAGGCCTTGGCCGAAGTCCGTCTGCGCCACGGAAGGCTATCCGCCGAACCTGCCCGTCGCCAAAGAACGATTGGAGCCGCTGGGCGCGGCCGTCCTCCCGGTGGAGGATGACGAGCAGCTCCCCTTCGCGACCGGCCAATTCGACCTCGTGCTGAACAAGCACGAATCGTATTCGCCGCGGGAGGTGCGGCGGGTACTCGCCGATGGGGGCATCTTCTTCACCCAGCAGGCGGGCGGCAGCGATTGCTTCGAGATCAACGAGCGGTTCGGCGTTCCGCTGATTGAAGAATTTGCGGAATGGAAGCTCGACATCGCCGTGCGGGAAGTGCAGGAGCATCGCTTCAAGGTCGTGAAGCAGGCGGAGCAATTCCTGAGCCAACGCTTCTATGATGTCGGCGCGCTGGTCTATTATTTGAAGGCCATTCCGTGGCAGATTCCGGATTTCGAGGCCGAGAAATATAGAGAAGAGCTGTACGGCATTCACCAGCTTATCGAGCAGCAAGGCTATTTCGAAGTGACGCAGCATCGGTTCTACTTGCTCGCCACAGCGTTATCCTAG
- a CDS encoding PadR family transcriptional regulator — MLEYIILGLLMEGPMSGYDMKKTIDSSVGLFYRTSYGSLYPALKRLANKGLLSVAETEGGRNKKEYTLLPAGDEQFVSWLAEPLPVSRNEVLLRIFFYDYLDEDTRQARLTEYENKLESEMRRLQAVQEMVAGELEYIEQPENYYYRVSVLTYGLHYFGMEKQWMQVIKQRGEMKP; from the coding sequence ATGCTGGAATATATTATATTGGGCCTGCTGATGGAGGGTCCGATGAGCGGGTATGATATGAAGAAGACCATTGACAGCTCGGTTGGCCTGTTCTACCGAACGAGCTACGGCAGCCTCTATCCCGCGTTGAAGCGGTTAGCGAATAAGGGTCTCCTGTCGGTAGCCGAGACCGAAGGCGGCAGGAACAAAAAAGAATATACGCTGCTTCCCGCAGGGGATGAACAGTTCGTGAGCTGGCTGGCCGAGCCGCTTCCCGTCTCCCGCAATGAAGTGCTGCTTCGCATTTTCTTTTACGATTATTTGGACGAAGACACGCGGCAAGCGCGCCTGACCGAGTACGAGAACAAGCTTGAATCCGAGATGAGGCGGCTTCAGGCCGTACAGGAGATGGTAGCGGGGGAGCTTGAGTATATCGAACAACCGGAGAACTACTATTACCGCGTGTCCGTGCTCACCTATGGACTCCATTATTTCGGGATGGAGAAGCAGTGGATGCAAGTCATTAAGCAGCGGGGGGAAATGAAGCCATGA
- a CDS encoding MetQ/NlpA family ABC transporter substrate-binding protein, with amino-acid sequence MKKTAILLSLILTLSLLAACGSGPSSSGGDNAKQEERKTLKFGATAGPYSDMLTKAIKPIMEKKGYTIEIVEFGDYVQPNLALSNGDLAANLFQHKIYMDNFAKENKLELTDLIVVPTAPMGIYSSKYKALGEIADGSTVALANDPTNLARSLGLLQDAGLLTMKDDIDPLRVSEKDVKDNPKQLVLQPIEAGQLPRAVDSADISLVPGNFALAAKMNLLDALQLENMPDDYRNRVVINTADKDKAFAKDLKEAVESPEFEQIIDEQFQGFGKPEWMLNRK; translated from the coding sequence ATGAAAAAGACAGCCATTCTTCTCTCGCTCATCCTGACGCTCAGCCTGTTGGCCGCCTGCGGCAGCGGCCCGTCCTCCAGCGGCGGGGACAATGCGAAGCAGGAAGAGCGCAAAACATTGAAGTTCGGGGCCACCGCCGGCCCATACAGCGATATGCTGACGAAGGCGATCAAGCCGATCATGGAGAAAAAAGGCTACACGATCGAAATCGTCGAATTCGGGGATTACGTGCAGCCGAACCTGGCGCTGTCCAACGGCGATCTGGCCGCGAACCTGTTCCAGCATAAAATCTACATGGATAACTTCGCCAAGGAAAACAAGCTGGAACTGACCGATCTCATCGTCGTGCCTACGGCGCCAATGGGCATCTACTCATCGAAGTACAAGGCGCTCGGCGAGATCGCCGACGGCAGCACCGTCGCGCTGGCGAACGATCCGACCAATCTCGCCCGTTCGCTGGGGCTGCTCCAGGACGCCGGCCTGCTGACGATGAAGGATGACATTGACCCGCTGCGCGTCTCGGAGAAGGACGTCAAGGACAACCCGAAGCAGCTCGTGCTGCAGCCGATCGAGGCCGGCCAGCTGCCGCGCGCCGTCGACAGCGCCGATATCTCCCTTGTGCCGGGCAACTTCGCGCTCGCGGCCAAGATGAATCTGCTGGATGCGCTGCAGCTGGAAAATATGCCGGACGACTACCGCAACCGGGTCGTCATCAACACGGCCGACAAGGACAAGGCCTTCGCGAAGGATCTGAAGGAAGCGGTCGAATCGCCGGAATTCGAGCAGATTATCGATGAGCAGTTCCAGGGGTTCGGGAAGCCGGAGTGGATGCTGAACCGGAAATAA